One stretch of Nycticebus coucang isolate mNycCou1 chromosome 7, mNycCou1.pri, whole genome shotgun sequence DNA includes these proteins:
- the RALB gene encoding ras-related protein Ral-B gives MAANKSKGQSSLALHKVIMVGSGGVGKSALTLQFMYDEFVEDYEPTKADSYRKKVVLDGEEVQIDILDTAGQEDYAAIRDNYFRSGEGFLLVFSITEHESFTATAEFREQILRVKSEEDKIPLLVVGNKSDLEERRQVPIEEARSKAEEWGVQYVETSAKTRANVDKVFFDLMREIRAKKMSENKDKNGKKSSKNKKSFKERCCLL, from the exons ATGGCTGCAAACAAGAGTAAGGGCCAGAGCTCCTTGGCCCTCCACAAGGTGATCATGGTTGGCAGTGGAGGGGTTGGCAAGTCGGCGCTGACTCTGCAGTTCATGTATGACGAG TTTGTGGAAGACTATGAACCTACCAAAGCTGACAGTTATAGAAAGAAAGTGGTTCTTGATGGAGAAGAAGTCCAGATAGATATTTTAGACACTGCTGGACAAGAAGACTATGCAGCCATTCGAGACAACTACTTTCGGAGTGGGGAAGGTTTTCTACTGGTGTTCTCAATCACAGAGCATGAATCCTTCACAGCGACTGCCGAATTCAG GGAACAGATACTCCGTGTCAAGTCTGAAGAGGATAAAATCCCGTTGCTTGTAGTGGGAAACAAGTCTGACTTAGAGGAGCGGAGGCAGGTGCCCATTGAGGAGGCCAGGAGTAAAGCCGAGGAGTGGGGCGTGCAGTACGTGGAGACGTCGGCTAAGACGCGGGCCAATGTGGACAAG GTGTTCTTTGACCTAATGAGAGAAATCAGAGCAAAGAAGATGTcagaaaacaaagataagaatgGCAAGAAAAGCAGCAAGAacaagaaaagttttaaagaaagatgttGCTTACTGTGA